In Neisseriaceae bacterium CLB008, one genomic interval encodes:
- the aceE gene encoding pyruvate dehydrogenase (acetyl-transferring), homodimeric type, with product MATNITNDIDPIETQEWLDSIASVLEAEGPERAHYLLENLVKYTRRRGVHLPFDATTAYLNTIPVGKEQKSPGDHELEHRLRSFIRWNAIAMVLRAGEKDLELGGHIASFQSAATLYDVGFNHFWRAKSDDHEGDLVFIQGHSSPGIYARAFLEGRLEEKQLDNFRQEVDGEGIPSYPHPWLMPDFWQFPTVSMGLGPLMAIYQARFLKYLESRGLAKTKGRKVWVFCGDGEMDEPESKGAISLASREGLDNLIFVVNCNLQRLDGPVRGNGKIIQELEGNFRGAGWNVLKVIWGSRWDALLAQDHDNLLKQRMEECVDGDYQTFKSRDGAYVREEFFGKYPELKAMVANMSDEEVWHLNRGGHDPHKVYAAYHEATRNANGRPTVILAKTIKGYGMGASGEAQNTAHQAKKMDIESLRRFRDRFNIPVTDEQLETNPPYYRPDEDSPEMKYLRERRAALGGYLPRRVPSTEALPIPALSAFDAQLKSSGEREFSTTMAFVRILNTLLKDKQVGKRIVPIVPDESRTFGMEGMFRQYGIWNTKGQNYVPQDHDQLMFYKESKDGQVFQEGINEPGAMSSWIAAATSYANNDTPMIPFYIYYSMFGFQRVGDLAWAAGDMRARGFLLGGTAGRTTLNGEGLQHEDGHSLIQAALIPNCVSYDPTFAYELAVIIQDGLRRMYVEQEDVFYYLTLMNENYAHPAMPEKEGIKEEIIKGMYCLKEGEQGKLKVQLMGSGVILNEAIAAADLLKADFGVDADIWSVTSFNELQREAMAIERHNRLHPLDEEKVPFVVQQLEGREGPVVATTDYIRAQAESIRAYLKHDYVVLGTDGFGRSDSRANLREFFEVNRYHVVIAALHALAKQGKVDKKVVAEAIAKYEINADKTASWLC from the coding sequence ATGGCAACGAACATCACCAACGACATCGATCCGATTGAAACTCAAGAATGGTTAGATTCAATTGCTTCAGTTTTAGAGGCCGAAGGCCCAGAGCGGGCACACTACCTGTTGGAGAACCTGGTTAAGTACACCCGTCGCCGAGGCGTCCACCTGCCTTTTGATGCGACCACCGCTTACTTGAACACCATTCCGGTGGGCAAAGAGCAAAAATCACCGGGAGACCATGAATTAGAGCACCGCTTGCGCTCTTTCATTCGTTGGAATGCCATTGCTATGGTTTTACGTGCTGGTGAAAAAGACTTAGAGCTAGGTGGCCATATTGCCTCCTTCCAGTCTGCCGCCACCCTATACGACGTAGGCTTTAACCACTTCTGGCGCGCGAAGAGCGATGACCATGAAGGCGATCTAGTATTCATCCAAGGCCATTCTTCGCCTGGTATTTACGCCCGTGCGTTCTTAGAAGGCCGCCTAGAAGAGAAGCAGTTGGACAACTTCCGTCAAGAAGTTGACGGCGAAGGCATTCCTTCTTATCCACACCCATGGTTGATGCCGGACTTCTGGCAGTTCCCAACCGTGTCTATGGGCTTGGGCCCATTGATGGCGATCTATCAAGCCCGCTTCTTGAAATACTTAGAGTCTCGTGGCCTAGCCAAGACCAAAGGCCGTAAGGTTTGGGTATTCTGTGGCGATGGCGAAATGGATGAGCCTGAAAGTAAAGGCGCGATTTCATTGGCTTCTCGCGAAGGCCTAGACAACTTGATTTTTGTGGTTAACTGTAACCTACAGCGCCTTGACGGCCCTGTACGCGGTAACGGCAAAATCATTCAAGAGCTAGAAGGCAACTTCCGCGGCGCCGGCTGGAACGTATTAAAAGTGATCTGGGGCAGCCGTTGGGATGCGTTGTTGGCGCAAGACCACGATAATCTATTGAAACAGCGCATGGAAGAGTGCGTTGACGGTGACTACCAAACCTTTAAATCTCGCGACGGTGCTTATGTACGCGAAGAGTTCTTTGGTAAATACCCTGAACTAAAAGCCATGGTGGCAAACATGTCAGACGAAGAAGTTTGGCACTTGAACCGCGGTGGTCATGACCCACATAAAGTGTACGCGGCCTACCATGAAGCCACCCGTAACGCCAACGGTCGTCCGACCGTGATTTTGGCCAAAACCATTAAAGGTTACGGCATGGGCGCTTCTGGTGAAGCACAAAATACCGCTCACCAAGCCAAGAAAATGGACATTGAATCGCTGCGTCGCTTCCGTGACCGCTTCAATATCCCGGTTACCGACGAACAGTTGGAAACCAACCCTCCTTACTACCGTCCAGACGAAGACAGCCCAGAAATGAAGTATTTGCGCGAACGCCGCGCTGCTTTAGGTGGCTATTTACCTCGTCGCGTGCCGAGCACGGAAGCCCTGCCGATTCCTGCGCTGTCTGCCTTTGACGCCCAGCTTAAATCCAGCGGTGAGCGTGAGTTCTCGACCACGATGGCCTTTGTTCGTATTTTGAACACCTTGCTGAAAGACAAACAGGTTGGCAAGCGCATCGTGCCCATCGTACCGGACGAAAGCCGTACCTTTGGTATGGAAGGCATGTTCCGTCAGTACGGCATTTGGAACACCAAAGGCCAAAACTACGTGCCACAAGACCACGATCAACTGATGTTCTATAAAGAATCTAAAGACGGTCAAGTGTTCCAAGAGGGCATTAACGAGCCAGGCGCCATGAGTTCATGGATTGCTGCGGCCACCAGCTATGCCAACAACGACACCCCGATGATTCCGTTCTACATCTACTACTCAATGTTTGGCTTCCAACGCGTGGGCGACTTAGCCTGGGCAGCGGGCGACATGCGTGCCCGTGGCTTCTTGCTCGGCGGCACCGCTGGTCGGACCACCTTGAACGGTGAAGGCTTACAGCACGAAGATGGCCACAGCTTGATTCAAGCGGCGCTGATTCCGAACTGCGTGAGCTACGACCCAACGTTTGCCTATGAGTTAGCCGTGATCATTCAAGATGGCTTGCGTCGTATGTACGTAGAACAAGAAGACGTGTTCTACTACTTGACCTTGATGAATGAAAACTACGCTCACCCAGCCATGCCTGAAAAAGAAGGCATTAAAGAAGAAATCATTAAGGGTATGTACTGCTTGAAAGAAGGCGAACAAGGCAAGCTGAAAGTACAATTAATGGGTTCTGGCGTGATCTTGAATGAAGCGATTGCCGCTGCCGACCTATTGAAGGCCGATTTCGGTGTGGATGCCGACATTTGGAGCGTGACTTCATTTAATGAGTTGCAACGTGAAGCCATGGCCATTGAGCGCCACAACCGCTTACACCCATTAGACGAAGAAAAAGTACCGTTTGTGGTACAGCAGCTTGAAGGCCGTGAAGGTCCTGTTGTGGCGACCACGGACTACATCCGCGCCCAAGCCGAAAGCATCCGTGCCTACTTAAAACACGACTATGTGGTGTTGGGTACCGATGGCTTTGGCCGCAGTGATTCACGCGCCAACTTGCGTGAATTCTTTGAGGTGAACCGCTACCACGTTGTGATTGCCGCCTTACATGCTTTAGCAAAACAAGGCAAAGTTGATAAGAAAGTGGTGGCTGAGGCCATTGCGAAATACGAAATCAACGCAGACAAAACTGCTAGCTGGTTGTGCTAA
- the aceF gene encoding dihydrolipoyllysine-residue acetyltransferase, producing the protein MSQTIELVVPDIGGAENVDVIDVAVSVGDTVAVDDTLVTLETDKATMDVPAEQAGVVKEIKIAVGGKVSQGDVLVVVEAAGAQAAAESAPAAETAEPAAAPAAATAATEVVNEVVPDIGGSENVDVIDVAVKVGDTIAVDDTLITLETDKATMDVPSTKAGVVKSVKVSVGDKVSQGSVILTVESSGSAPAAAPAKAVDTSTAETRAKSDENSVKAKPAAAVDAPRPIESYGHSPINEEAFAKAHAGPSVRKLARELGVDLGRVQGTGHKKRVIAEDVKGFVKGVMQATDSGSKASSVGSLGGGLDLLPWPKVDFSKFGEVEVQPLSKIQRISGQNLSRNWAMIPHVTFNDEADMTELEAFRQQMNQEWAREGTKMSPLAFIIKASVEALKAFPEFNSSLDGDDLILKKYFNIGFAADTPNGLVVPVIKNVDKKGLKEISQELTELSLKAREGKLGITDMQGAGFTISSLGGIGGTSFTPIINAPEVAILGVCKSQMKPVWNGKEFEPRLMCPLSLSFDHRVIDGAAAARFTVYLAKLLGDIRRLVL; encoded by the coding sequence ATGAGCCAAACAATTGAATTAGTGGTCCCAGACATTGGCGGTGCAGAAAATGTAGACGTGATTGATGTGGCGGTGAGCGTGGGTGATACCGTTGCCGTAGATGACACCTTAGTGACGTTGGAAACCGACAAAGCCACCATGGACGTGCCAGCCGAACAGGCCGGCGTGGTGAAAGAAATCAAAATCGCCGTAGGCGGTAAAGTGAGCCAAGGCGACGTCTTGGTGGTGGTTGAGGCCGCTGGCGCTCAAGCGGCTGCTGAGTCCGCACCGGCAGCCGAAACTGCTGAACCCGCTGCAGCGCCTGCTGCCGCAACCGCAGCAACCGAGGTCGTGAACGAAGTCGTGCCAGACATCGGCGGCTCTGAAAATGTAGACGTGATTGATGTGGCGGTTAAAGTGGGCGACACCATTGCCGTGGACGACACTTTGATTACCCTAGAAACCGACAAAGCCACCATGGACGTACCCAGCACTAAGGCGGGCGTGGTGAAAAGCGTGAAGGTCAGCGTGGGTGATAAAGTCAGCCAAGGCAGCGTGATCCTTACCGTTGAAAGCAGCGGCTCAGCCCCAGCGGCCGCGCCAGCAAAGGCCGTGGACACCAGTACCGCTGAAACCCGAGCCAAGTCTGATGAAAACAGCGTGAAGGCGAAGCCTGCTGCAGCAGTGGACGCGCCGCGCCCAATCGAAAGCTATGGCCACAGCCCTATTAACGAAGAAGCGTTTGCTAAAGCGCATGCCGGTCCATCGGTGCGTAAACTAGCGCGTGAATTAGGCGTTGATCTAGGCCGTGTGCAGGGCACTGGCCATAAAAAGCGCGTGATCGCCGAAGACGTTAAAGGCTTTGTGAAAGGCGTGATGCAAGCCACCGACTCTGGCAGCAAAGCCAGCAGCGTCGGCAGCCTAGGCGGCGGTCTTGATCTATTGCCATGGCCAAAAGTTGACTTCAGTAAGTTCGGTGAAGTCGAAGTACAGCCATTGAGCAAAATTCAGCGCATTTCAGGTCAGAACCTGTCTCGTAACTGGGCCATGATCCCTCATGTGACCTTTAACGACGAAGCGGACATGACCGAGCTAGAAGCCTTCCGTCAGCAAATGAATCAAGAGTGGGCGCGCGAAGGCACCAAGATGTCGCCTTTGGCCTTCATCATTAAAGCGTCGGTTGAAGCTTTAAAAGCCTTCCCAGAGTTTAATTCTTCTCTAGACGGCGACGATTTGATCTTGAAGAAATACTTCAATATCGGCTTTGCGGCCGACACGCCTAACGGTTTGGTTGTGCCCGTGATCAAAAACGTGGACAAAAAAGGCCTGAAAGAAATTTCGCAAGAGTTAACCGAGCTGTCGTTGAAAGCCCGCGAAGGCAAATTAGGCATCACCGACATGCAAGGCGCTGGCTTTACCATTTCTAGCTTGGGCGGCATTGGCGGCACCAGCTTTACACCTATCATTAATGCGCCAGAAGTGGCCATTTTGGGCGTGTGTAAGTCACAAATGAAACCCGTATGGAATGGCAAAGAATTTGAGCCACGCTTGATGTGCCCACTGTCGTTGTCGTTTGATCACCGCGTGATCGATGGCGCAGCAGCAGCGCGCTTTACCGTGTACTTGGCCAAACTATTAGGTGACATTCGTCGCTTGGTTCTGTAA